One segment of Thermosynechococcus sp. HN-54 DNA contains the following:
- the miaA gene encoding tRNA (adenosine(37)-N6)-dimethylallyltransferase MiaA, translated as MGDAGLIVIGGATATGKTVLAIALAQQLNSVILSADSRQVYRGFDIGTAKPTPAQQQQVPHHLIDICDPRDTLTLAIYQAKAQALIAHYHAQGITPLLVGGTGLYIRSITQGLTMPQVPPQPHLRAQLMALGQQECYQWLQQVDPLAAQRIHAHDQVRTLRALEVYYVTGVPLSQQQRREPPPYPIWYFALAGGDRQQQRARIEERTHQMLAMGWLDEIRQLQAQYGDELPLLDTLGYREMRQYLRGEVTLAEAIALTVQHTQQFAKRQRTWFRAEPGIHWLQATTLEEQLAEVHSQRHSSAAEDNF; from the coding sequence GTGGGGGATGCAGGGCTAATTGTTATCGGGGGGGCAACGGCCACAGGTAAAACGGTGCTGGCGATCGCCCTCGCGCAGCAATTGAACAGTGTGATTTTGAGTGCCGACTCCCGCCAAGTCTATCGCGGCTTTGATATTGGCACCGCCAAGCCCACCCCAGCCCAGCAACAGCAGGTGCCTCACCACCTCATTGATATTTGTGACCCCCGCGATACTTTGACCCTAGCGATTTACCAAGCCAAAGCCCAAGCCCTGATTGCCCACTACCACGCCCAAGGAATCACGCCCCTCTTGGTGGGGGGGACAGGCTTGTACATCCGCAGTATTACCCAGGGGCTGACGATGCCCCAAGTCCCACCGCAACCACATCTACGGGCACAGTTGATGGCGCTGGGGCAGCAGGAATGCTATCAATGGCTCCAGCAGGTGGATCCTCTGGCGGCGCAACGCATCCATGCCCACGATCAAGTGCGTACCCTGCGGGCCTTGGAAGTCTATTACGTAACGGGGGTGCCCCTCAGCCAGCAGCAGCGACGTGAACCGCCTCCCTACCCGATTTGGTACTTTGCCCTAGCGGGGGGCGATCGCCAACAGCAGCGGGCACGGATTGAAGAACGCACCCACCAGATGCTAGCCATGGGATGGCTCGATGAAATTCGGCAACTGCAAGCACAGTACGGTGATGAACTGCCCCTATTAGATACACTGGGCTATCGCGAAATGCGCCAATATCTGCGGGGAGAAGTCACACTCGCGGAGGCTATTGCCCTCACAGTGCAGCACACACAGCAATTTGCTAAACGTCAGCGGACATGGTTTCGAGCAGAACCGGGGATTCATTGGCTGCAAGCCACCACCCTAGAGGAGCAACTGGCAGAGGTTCACAGCCAACGGCACAGTTCTGCGGCAGAAGATAACTTTTAA
- a CDS encoding TldD/PmbA family protein, whose protein sequence is MTAPNLTAILNQIDLPLDWLGLRYVEEIVTTRSARDGHPEVNQRSRQRGVMVEVLVNGQFAYTATPDLHPSVIHRAIQQAYQQAKTAAHWRVFNFTPAARGKGKGHYRSPQQQPFDHLSAAELNHLLKDICHSLKVSDEIVQTRAFVQTVETTSQWLTSDGGEVEQQFYQVLTDMSATAQGAGVVQQRTDHGWLARCYQGGLEWLTADQLSDRARHIGEQAVELLSAQECPETTTTLVLAPDQMMLQIHESIGHPLELDRILGDERNYAGSSFIRLEDFGQRQYGSPLLNVTFDPTVAGELASYAFDDLGVPAERIYLIKEGRLLRGLGSLESQQRAGVAGVANARACSWNRPPIDRMANLNIEPGTQSFAEIIGNIESGVYMESNRSWSIDDYRLKFQFGCEYAKLIENGRLSRTLRNPNYRGTTPEFWHSLIAVGDASTFGIFGTPFCGKGEPNQAIRVGHASPVCAFANIQVFGGG, encoded by the coding sequence ATGACTGCACCGAATTTGACTGCTATTTTGAATCAGATTGATTTACCCCTCGATTGGCTAGGGCTGCGTTACGTTGAGGAGATTGTTACGACTCGCAGTGCTCGGGATGGTCATCCTGAAGTGAACCAGCGATCGCGCCAACGGGGTGTCATGGTCGAGGTGCTCGTCAATGGTCAATTTGCCTATACCGCAACCCCAGATTTGCACCCCAGTGTTATCCATCGGGCGATTCAGCAAGCCTATCAACAGGCGAAAACTGCTGCCCATTGGCGAGTCTTTAACTTTACCCCCGCTGCACGGGGCAAGGGCAAAGGACACTATCGATCGCCCCAACAGCAGCCCTTTGATCACCTTTCAGCAGCTGAGTTGAATCACCTCCTCAAGGACATTTGCCATAGCCTCAAGGTGAGTGATGAGATTGTGCAAACCCGTGCCTTTGTGCAAACCGTAGAAACCACCAGCCAGTGGCTCACTAGTGATGGCGGTGAAGTTGAACAGCAGTTTTATCAAGTGCTCACTGACATGAGCGCCACGGCTCAGGGGGCAGGGGTGGTTCAGCAGCGAACCGATCATGGTTGGCTAGCCCGCTGCTATCAAGGGGGGCTAGAGTGGCTCACTGCTGATCAATTGAGCGATCGCGCCCGCCACATTGGCGAGCAGGCCGTTGAACTCCTCAGTGCCCAAGAGTGCCCAGAAACAACAACAACGCTGGTACTTGCCCCCGATCAAATGATGCTGCAAATCCACGAGAGCATCGGCCACCCCCTAGAGCTAGACCGCATTTTGGGCGATGAACGCAACTATGCCGGCAGTAGCTTTATTCGCCTTGAGGACTTTGGTCAGCGGCAGTACGGTTCCCCCCTCTTGAATGTCACGTTTGATCCGACCGTTGCCGGTGAGCTGGCCAGCTACGCCTTTGATGACTTGGGGGTGCCGGCTGAACGCATCTATCTCATCAAGGAAGGACGCCTGCTGCGGGGTTTGGGCAGCCTTGAAAGTCAGCAGCGAGCCGGGGTTGCCGGAGTTGCCAATGCCCGTGCCTGTTCTTGGAATCGTCCCCCCATTGACCGTATGGCCAATCTGAATATCGAGCCGGGCACACAGTCCTTTGCCGAGATCATCGGCAACATTGAGTCAGGGGTGTACATGGAGTCCAATCGCTCTTGGTCAATTGATGATTATCGGCTCAAATTTCAGTTTGGCTGTGAATATGCCAAGCTCATTGAAAATGGCCGCCTCAGCCGCACACTGCGCAATCCCAACTACCGCGGTACTACGCCCGAATTTTGGCACAGTCTCATTGCCGTGGGCGATGCCTCCACCTTTGGTATTTTTGGTACACCATTTTGTGGCAAAGGCGAACCCAACCAAGCCATTCGTGTGGGTCATGCTTCCCCCGTCTGTGCTTTTGCCAATATCCAAGTCTTTGGTGGTGGTTAG